The following coding sequences are from one Carettochelys insculpta isolate YL-2023 chromosome 5, ASM3395843v1, whole genome shotgun sequence window:
- the ACTL7A gene encoding actin-like protein 7A has protein sequence MPKGKKMSLKGNASSMVETAIQEGPAKRAVLVKASKKPKETSTSSKGSPKSVKETSAVILDIGTGYFKCGFAGEPRPSHIISSTVGKHFQQTAKTGDNRKETFVGKELQDVTIPLKLVNPLRHGIVVDWDCIQDIWEYIFHKEMKIQPEEHAVLVSDPPLSPTTNREKYAEMLFETFCTPAMHIAYQSRLAMYSYGKTSALVVESGHGVSHVVPIYEGYTMPNITGRVDYAGAALTHYLMKLLNEAGNTFTEEQLNVVEAIKEKVCYTSLDLQHDMSVPLQKHQVDYELPDGHLIAIGKERFLCSEMLFKPSLIGSQQPALPLLTMTCLSKCDVDLKKKLMGNILLCGGCTMLMGFPDRFQKELTKMYPNDDPITAASPDRCSAVWTGGSILASLKAFQQLWVYRREYEEQGPFFIYRKCF, from the coding sequence AtgccaaaaggaaagaaaatgtccCTCAAAGGAAATGCCAGTTCTATGGTAGAAACAGCAATCCAGGAAGGTCCTGCAAAAAGGGCAGTACTAGTTAAGGCCAGTAAAAAGCCCAAAGAGACTAGCACTTCGTCTAAGGGAAGCCCCAAGAGTGTGAAGGAGACTAGCGCAGTCATCCTCGACATTGGTACAGGTTACTTTAAGTGTGGCTTTGCTGGGGAGCCTCGTCCCTCTCATATTATTTCATCTACAGTGggcaagcatttccagcagactgCTAAAACAGGAGACAATCGCAAAGAAACCTTTGTTGGAAAAGAACTTCAGGATGTGACAATTCCTCTAAAATTGGTCAACCCCTTAAGGCATGGTATAGTGGTAGATTGGGATTGTATCCAAGACATTTGGGAATACATTTTCCACAAAGAGATGAAGATTCAGCCAGAGGAGCATGCTGTTCTGGTCTCAGATCCTCCACTGAGTCCTACCACCAACAGGGAGAAATATGCTGAGATGCTGTTTGAAACATTCTGCACTCCTGCCATGCATATCGCTTACCAGTCCAGATTAGCTATGTATTCATATGGAAAGACCTCTGCACTTGTGGTAGAAAGTGGCCATGGCGTTTCACATGTGGTCCCTATCTATGAAGGTTATACGATGCCTAACATTACTGGAAGAGTAGACtatgctggagcagccctcaccCATTACCTCATGAAGTTATTAAATGAGGCTGGGAACACATTTACTGAAGAACAACTAAATGTGGTAGAAGCCATCAAGGAAAAGGTTTGTTATACATCTCTGGACCTTCAGCATGACATGAGTGTGCCTCTCCAGAAACATCAGGTTGATTATGAACTTCCAGATGGGCACCTAATTGCCATTGGCAAAGAGCGATTTCTGTGTTCTGAAATGCTCTTCAAACCATCTCTGATAGGATCACAGCAGCCAGCACTTCCACTTCTAACAATGACCTGCCTCAGTAAATGTGATGTTGATCTCAAGAAGAAGCTGATGGGCAATATCTTGCTGTGTGGAGGCTGTACCATGCTGATGGGTTTCCCTGACCGCTTTCAGAAAGAACTAACCAAGATGTATCCAAATGAtgaccccatcacagcagcatccccTGATAGGTGTTCTGCTGTCTGGACCGGAGGGTCAATTTTGGCATCACTCAAGGCCTTTCAGCAGCTCTGGGTTTATAGACGTGAATATGAAGAACAGGGTCCTTTCTTCATCTACAGGAAATGTTTCTGA